A window from Caldanaerobius fijiensis DSM 17918 encodes these proteins:
- the mrdA gene encoding penicillin-binding protein 2: MDEKKIKSRLKVFIAIIIIIFAVLSAQLINLQIINGSIYKQWADQMKIRSIPIPAPRGNILDRNGVVIANNRPAYTVELVRTNIKDQDLNKVILKLMRILVANNQQFVDNFPLKVNPIRYDFSYGDANVSKNILLQREQAWKKANNLPDDISAKDAFEKLKKDNKIDEKLSDEDARNILVVREEMKKQGYMSYNPVKIASDIDAKTLAQISERYDQLPGVVITIEPIRQYPYKNVGSNFIGYMSRLQPEDIKNIASDPRYSLNDLIGRDGIERLFEKELKGTNGAQQVEVDALGRMIKVLGEKPPKPGNKVYLSIDMKLQQKAEEALKDVMSKIQNGDGYQKFPANIGAAVAVDVNTGDVLAMASIPNFDPNMFAKGTPLTKSQSNYMWPNVTNAMTPQPSYDYARLGTAPPGSTFKMIVGTGALMDHVITPTDQVYCSGVYTYPGSGNPKCWAPHGWNNIIEALKVSCDVFFYDTGRKLGIDNIDKWARAFGLGQPTGIELPESKGQVAGPSQYKQDVILYRVNYYLNQKVIDKEQYNVISKMIIEGEDSDNIIFKKLKDAGIPDKLQYKFWQIIKDSQWRLGQTLSASIGQESTTVTPLQMANYIATLVNGGIRYKLHLIDRVETYDGKLVSINKPAIVEKLNLKPEVINVIKQGMLGVTEEGGTASGAFIDAPYKVGGKTGTAETIGHANYAWFVGFAPFDKPKIAVAVVIYQGGHGSYAAPVARAIMDQYLGYNK; the protein is encoded by the coding sequence ATGGATGAAAAAAAGATAAAATCTAGGCTTAAGGTTTTTATTGCTATAATAATAATTATATTTGCTGTTTTATCAGCACAGCTGATCAATCTACAGATTATCAATGGCAGCATTTACAAGCAATGGGCAGATCAGATGAAAATAAGGAGTATACCAATACCAGCTCCAAGAGGCAATATATTAGATAGAAACGGCGTTGTAATTGCTAATAATAGACCTGCTTATACGGTGGAATTAGTCAGGACGAATATAAAAGATCAAGATTTAAATAAGGTTATCCTCAAATTGATGAGGATACTGGTTGCCAATAATCAGCAATTTGTAGATAATTTTCCATTAAAAGTCAACCCAATAAGATATGATTTTAGTTATGGAGATGCCAATGTAAGTAAAAACATTCTTTTGCAAAGGGAACAAGCTTGGAAAAAAGCAAATAATTTACCAGATGATATAAGTGCAAAAGATGCTTTTGAAAAACTCAAAAAAGACAATAAAATAGATGAAAAGCTCAGCGATGAGGATGCGAGAAATATTCTGGTAGTAAGAGAAGAAATGAAAAAACAGGGCTACATGTCATATAATCCTGTTAAAATAGCTTCAGATATCGATGCTAAAACTTTAGCTCAAATATCAGAAAGATATGATCAATTACCTGGCGTTGTTATAACCATTGAACCTATCAGGCAATACCCTTATAAAAATGTAGGTTCCAATTTTATCGGCTATATGTCGCGCTTGCAACCAGAAGATATAAAAAATATCGCTTCAGATCCTAGATATTCATTAAATGATCTTATTGGAAGGGATGGAATAGAGAGGCTGTTTGAGAAGGAATTAAAAGGAACCAATGGAGCTCAACAGGTAGAAGTAGATGCATTAGGCAGGATGATAAAAGTTCTTGGTGAAAAACCTCCAAAACCCGGAAATAAAGTATATTTGTCTATTGATATGAAACTTCAACAAAAGGCTGAAGAGGCGTTAAAGGATGTTATGTCTAAGATACAAAATGGAGATGGTTATCAGAAGTTTCCTGCCAATATAGGGGCGGCAGTCGCTGTTGATGTAAATACAGGTGATGTATTAGCTATGGCATCGATACCCAATTTCGATCCAAATATGTTTGCAAAAGGAACCCCTCTTACGAAATCACAAAGCAACTATATGTGGCCAAATGTTACCAATGCAATGACACCACAACCGAGCTATGATTATGCGCGTTTAGGTACAGCTCCTCCGGGTTCAACCTTTAAAATGATTGTTGGTACAGGAGCGCTAATGGACCATGTGATTACACCGACTGACCAGGTCTATTGTTCAGGGGTCTACACTTATCCGGGCAGTGGGAATCCTAAATGCTGGGCACCACATGGCTGGAACAATATTATAGAAGCCTTAAAAGTATCCTGTGATGTCTTTTTCTATGACACAGGAAGAAAATTGGGTATAGATAATATAGATAAATGGGCACGAGCTTTTGGACTTGGTCAGCCTACAGGTATAGAGTTACCCGAGAGTAAAGGCCAGGTAGCAGGACCTTCTCAATATAAGCAAGATGTAATTTTATACCGGGTAAATTATTATCTTAATCAAAAAGTCATAGATAAAGAACAGTATAACGTTATATCCAAAATGATAATAGAAGGAGAAGATAGTGATAATATAATTTTCAAAAAATTAAAAGATGCTGGCATCCCCGATAAATTACAGTATAAGTTCTGGCAGATTATAAAAGATTCTCAATGGAGATTGGGACAAACATTAAGTGCTTCTATAGGTCAGGAGTCTACTACAGTAACACCGTTGCAGATGGCTAATTATATAGCCACGCTAGTAAATGGTGGTATTAGATATAAGTTACACCTCATTGATAGAGTGGAAACCTATGATGGAAAACTTGTTTCAATCAATAAGCCTGCTATTGTAGAAAAATTAAATTTAAAACCTGAGGTTATTAATGTTATAAAACAAGGAATGTTAGGTGTTACTGAAGAGGGTGGTACAGCATCTGGTGCTTTTATCGATGCCCCGTATAAAGTTGGGGGTAAAACAGGAACAGCAGAGACAATAGGTCATGCCAATTATGCCTGGTTTGTAGGTTTTGCTCCGTTTGACAAACCTAAAATTGCTGTAGCTGTAGTTATATATCAAGGTGGACATGGAAGTTATGCTGCGCCTGTTGCTAGGGCAATTATGGATCAATATCTTGGATATAATAAATAA
- the minC gene encoding septum site-determining protein MinC translates to MKDIIEIKGTKNGLTVILDKNEDFEVIKANLDNRFASNKYFFNIPDMRITFKGRKLNSEQYNELKELVESYGFKTNESDYSKLNGDLYEGMTKIIRGTVRSGQKIEYGGNIVILGDVNPGGEVIASGNIIVMGIVRGLVHAGKDGNRDAIVVGFRLQPIQIRIADIMSRSPDDAERPLYPEYAYVKDNLIFIEKL, encoded by the coding sequence ATGAAAGATATTATTGAAATAAAAGGGACAAAAAATGGCCTTACGGTGATTCTTGATAAAAATGAGGACTTTGAGGTTATAAAGGCAAATTTAGATAATAGATTTGCTTCAAATAAGTATTTTTTTAATATTCCTGATATGCGGATTACTTTTAAAGGACGTAAACTTAATAGCGAACAGTACAACGAATTGAAAGAACTAGTAGAAAGTTACGGATTTAAAACAAATGAAAGTGATTATTCTAAACTTAATGGAGATTTATATGAAGGCATGACTAAGATAATAAGAGGCACGGTTAGATCAGGGCAGAAAATCGAGTATGGGGGGAACATTGTAATTTTAGGAGATGTAAATCCAGGTGGAGAGGTTATAGCCTCAGGTAATATAATTGTAATGGGCATAGTAAGAGGACTTGTACATGCAGGTAAAGATGGAAACAGAGATGCTATTGTAGTAGGTTTTAGATTACAACCAATTCAAATAAGAATTGCTGATATAATGTCAAGATCTCCTGACGACGCAGAAAGGCCATTATATCCTGAATACGCTTATGTTAAAGATAATTTGATATTTATTGAAAAATTATAG
- the minD gene encoding septum site-determining protein MinD, protein MGEVIVITSGKGGVGKTTATANIGTGLALNGKKVALVDTDIGLRNLDVVMGLENRIVYDIVDVVEGTCKLKQALIKDKRFDGLYLLPAAQTKDKTAVNPEQMKKLTDELRSEFDYTLIDCPAGIEQGFKNAIAGADRAIVVTTPEVSAIRDADRIIGLLLASEITDIKLVVNRIKMDMVKRGDMMSIDDMVEILAIDLIGVVPDDEKIVISTNKGEPIITDEKSLSAQAFRNIARRIMGEDVPILNLEADDNFIAKLKRIFGITSR, encoded by the coding sequence ATGGGCGAAGTTATTGTTATCACATCTGGGAAAGGTGGCGTAGGGAAAACCACGGCTACTGCTAATATAGGTACAGGCTTAGCATTAAATGGCAAGAAGGTTGCTCTGGTAGACACTGATATCGGTTTGAGAAATCTTGATGTGGTTATGGGATTGGAAAATAGAATAGTGTATGATATTGTAGATGTGGTAGAAGGTACATGTAAACTTAAACAGGCACTTATAAAAGATAAAAGATTTGACGGCTTGTATTTATTGCCTGCGGCTCAAACAAAAGATAAAACTGCAGTAAATCCTGAACAGATGAAAAAGCTCACTGATGAACTAAGATCAGAATTTGATTATACTCTTATAGATTGTCCTGCAGGTATAGAACAAGGCTTTAAAAACGCCATTGCAGGTGCAGATAGAGCTATTGTTGTAACGACTCCAGAGGTATCTGCTATAAGAGATGCAGATAGGATTATAGGACTTTTACTGGCATCAGAGATAACTGATATTAAGTTAGTTGTCAACAGAATAAAGATGGATATGGTAAAGCGTGGTGACATGATGTCTATCGACGATATGGTAGAAATTCTGGCAATAGATCTCATTGGCGTTGTACCTGATGATGAGAAAATAGTTATCTCTACTAACAAAGGTGAACCTATTATAACAGATGAAAAGTCATTGTCAGCCCAGGCCTTTAGAAATATAGCTAGGAGAATTATGGGAGAAGATGTTCCAATTTTAAATTTGGAAGCTGACGACAATTTTATTGCAAAACTCAAGCGCATATTTGGCATTACCTCAAGATAG
- the minE gene encoding cell division topological specificity factor MinE, translated as MFNKNGSKNVAKERLKNILINDRVNTSIEVLDMIKEGIINVISNYMEADNNSVNVKVTNLDNGNSVTPTLVANIPIKNIKHLSSK; from the coding sequence ATGTTTAATAAAAATGGCAGTAAAAATGTAGCAAAAGAAAGACTTAAAAATATATTAATAAATGATAGGGTTAATACATCTATTGAAGTCCTCGACATGATAAAAGAAGGAATAATTAATGTCATCTCAAACTATATGGAAGCGGATAATAATAGCGTAAATGTGAAAGTTACAAATCTTGACAATGGAAATTCGGTAACTCCGACCCTTGTTGCCAATATTCCCATTAAGAATATCAAACATCTATCTTCGAAATAA
- the rodA gene encoding rod shape-determining protein RodA — protein MDKRLVKNIDFILIATVIIISILGIIAISSATHVANGGSAKNVILQSVWLIISLVTAFLIMKIDYNLLGNYYKVIYIISIALLLVTLAIGSSTNGAKSWVKIGGISFQFSEITKVAFIISLAKLLELKRDKINNVYELFKILVFTGIPILLILKQNDTGTALVFIAIFLGMLFISGINIWYIVSFFVIGVVSAPVVFKYFLQDYQKKRILTFLNPNLDKMGAGYHVFQSKIAIGSGQITGFGLYKGSQVQFNFLPEASTDFIYSVVGQELGFIGTITILVLYFVMLLRLIKIAMVSKDSFGSLIVAGIISMFLFHIFENIGMTIGLMPVTGIPLPFMSYGGSSLFANFVAIGLALNVGMRRQKIKF, from the coding sequence TTGGATAAAAGACTTGTAAAAAATATTGATTTCATACTAATAGCAACGGTTATAATTATATCTATCTTAGGCATTATTGCTATTAGCAGTGCCACTCATGTGGCCAATGGAGGTAGTGCAAAAAATGTAATTTTACAATCTGTATGGCTTATTATTTCGTTGGTCACTGCTTTTTTAATAATGAAGATTGATTATAATTTATTGGGTAATTACTATAAAGTAATATATATAATTAGTATAGCTCTTTTATTAGTGACATTAGCTATAGGTTCATCAACTAATGGCGCAAAAAGTTGGGTAAAAATTGGTGGTATAAGTTTTCAGTTCAGCGAAATAACAAAAGTAGCTTTCATTATATCATTAGCCAAATTATTAGAGCTAAAAAGAGATAAAATAAACAATGTTTATGAATTATTTAAAATTTTAGTATTTACTGGCATTCCTATTCTATTAATATTGAAACAAAATGATACTGGTACAGCGCTTGTCTTTATAGCTATATTTCTAGGGATGCTCTTTATATCAGGTATTAATATATGGTATATTGTCTCATTTTTTGTAATTGGGGTTGTCAGTGCTCCTGTTGTATTTAAATACTTTTTACAGGATTACCAGAAAAAAAGGATATTAACCTTTCTTAATCCTAATCTCGACAAAATGGGAGCAGGTTATCATGTGTTTCAATCAAAGATAGCAATAGGTTCAGGGCAAATTACAGGTTTTGGGCTATATAAAGGGTCACAGGTACAATTTAATTTTCTGCCAGAAGCCAGCACGGATTTTATTTATTCGGTAGTTGGTCAGGAATTAGGGTTTATAGGAACAATAACGATATTAGTGCTTTATTTTGTCATGTTGTTAAGACTAATTAAAATTGCTATGGTATCAAAAGACAGCTTCGGCTCATTAATTGTTGCAGGAATAATTTCTATGTTTTTATTTCATATATTTGAAAATATAGGCATGACAATAGGTCTTATGCCTGTAACAGGAATACCATTACCCTTTATGAGTTATGGTGGAAGCTCTCTATTTGCTAATTTTGTTGCTATAGGACTTGCGTTAAATGTTGGAATGAGAAGGCAAAAAATAAAGTTTTAA
- the mgsA gene encoding methylglyoxal synthase — MNIALIAHDQKKEQMVEFAIAYKNILEKHTLFATGTTGALIHEATGLNVHRFKSGPIGGDQQIGAMVADEKMDLVIFMRDPLTAQPHEPDITALLRVCDVHNVPLATNIATAEVLIKGLERGDFDWRSVINPDLNN, encoded by the coding sequence ATGAATATTGCATTGATTGCTCATGATCAGAAAAAAGAACAGATGGTAGAATTTGCAATTGCTTATAAAAATATCTTAGAAAAGCATACATTATTTGCTACAGGTACTACAGGAGCTTTAATACATGAAGCAACAGGCTTAAATGTGCATAGGTTTAAATCCGGTCCAATAGGTGGCGACCAGCAAATTGGGGCTATGGTAGCTGATGAAAAAATGGATCTAGTAATATTTATGAGAGATCCTCTTACCGCCCAACCACATGAGCCAGATATCACAGCATTATTAAGAGTCTGCGATGTTCATAATGTTCCTCTTGCAACAAACATTGCTACTGCTGAAGTCTTAATAAAAGGTCTAGAACGGGGTGATTTTGACTGGAGATCAGTTATAAATCCTGATTTAAACAATTAA
- a CDS encoding site-2 protease family protein: MKIRFSDMVFTINPSFVFILIFYGWSGYLLQASYFFAMILIHELAHFSMFLCYKVKVKNIELTPFGGKITYERSVLDLRQEMVILMAGPISNLLVGIALQFLGINGYYIQANYFLFLLNILPLVPLDGGKFSKLFLSQYIGHLKATRILCVFTYIIIVIVDIFVLIFIGGYKTVLNIAIFTLFVAWETYKESKEAIYTFMREIVYKKELIYKKKIMSTRHIVAMDTVTLKSILNSFVPNKYHLIVLLDENAMSYKIVDEIQIIDAILDLGLNHTLKDVINKRSETNEK, translated from the coding sequence ATGAAAATCAGGTTCTCTGATATGGTTTTTACTATAAATCCTTCTTTTGTATTTATACTTATTTTTTATGGTTGGTCTGGTTATCTTTTGCAAGCCAGTTATTTTTTTGCCATGATATTAATACATGAGCTGGCCCATTTTTCTATGTTTTTGTGTTACAAAGTAAAGGTAAAAAACATAGAGCTTACACCTTTTGGAGGAAAAATAACGTATGAGAGGTCTGTTTTGGACTTAAGACAAGAAATGGTTATATTAATGGCTGGACCAATATCTAATTTATTGGTAGGTATTGCGTTGCAGTTTTTAGGTATTAACGGTTATTACATACAAGCCAATTATTTTCTTTTTCTATTAAATATTTTGCCGCTAGTGCCCCTAGACGGTGGCAAATTTTCTAAGTTGTTTTTATCTCAGTATATAGGGCATTTGAAAGCAACACGCATTTTATGCGTCTTTACGTATATAATAATTGTAATTGTTGATATATTTGTTTTAATATTTATTGGTGGATATAAAACAGTTTTAAATATAGCAATTTTTACTTTGTTTGTAGCATGGGAAACCTATAAAGAGAGTAAAGAAGCTATATATACCTTCATGAGAGAGATAGTGTATAAAAAAGAACTTATTTATAAAAAGAAAATTATGAGTACCAGGCATATAGTAGCAATGGATACAGTTACGCTCAAATCGATTCTCAATAGTTTTGTACCCAATAAATATCATTTGATAGTTTTATTGGACGAAAATGCTATGTCATATAAGATTGTTGATGAAATACAGATTATTGATGCCATATTAGATTTGGGTCTGAATCATACTCTAAAAGATGTGATAAATAAAAGGAGTGAAACCAATGAGAAATGA
- a CDS encoding TIGR03960 family B12-binding radical SAM protein — protein sequence MKPMRNDIKKFLLDVEKPSRYTGNEINSVHKDPGTVEVRFAFAFPDVYDIGMSHLGMKILYHMLNDRSDVYCERVFAPWPDMENIMRRENIPLFALESGDNIAAFDFIGFTLQYELSYTNIINMLDLAGIPLYSSDRDINDPFVIAGGPCVYNPEPMADVFDFFVIGEAEESLIEIIECYKNWKKSGSNRREFLEKVAQIRGIYVPSLYDVIYKEDGTVDRFIPKGPYPMPINKRIIKDLDKAYYPDKMVIPYTEVVHDRIMLEIFRGCTHGCRFCQAGMIYRPIREKSVNKLIELADKLVSSTGYDDISLVSLSSCDYSQIQLLIAALIEKYKNRGIGVSLPSIRIDTFSVDLLEQIEKVRKTGLTFAPEAGTQRLRDVINKGVTEQDLIESARAAFEHGWSTLKLYFMIGLPTETMEDIKGIADLAYRLVDLYKEIKGSKKGLKITVSTSSFVPKPFTPFQWEPQDTMEQLKEKQDYLKSLLKDRSISYNWHDNKASFLEAVISRGDRKICKVIIRAWKNGCKFDSWGDFLNFDGWLKAFDEENVDPKFYAYRKRDYQEFFPWDIINPGIDKAYLIREHQKAQKGITTIDCREYCLNCGIKKLEEGLCK from the coding sequence GTGAAACCAATGAGAAATGATATAAAAAAATTCTTATTAGATGTAGAAAAACCATCAAGATATACAGGAAATGAAATCAATAGTGTCCACAAAGATCCTGGCACAGTAGAGGTGAGGTTTGCTTTTGCTTTTCCTGATGTGTATGATATAGGTATGTCGCATCTTGGCATGAAAATTTTGTATCATATGCTCAACGACAGAAGCGATGTGTACTGTGAAAGGGTATTTGCGCCATGGCCAGATATGGAAAATATTATGAGGCGAGAAAATATACCTTTGTTTGCACTAGAGAGTGGCGACAATATAGCAGCATTTGATTTTATCGGATTTACGCTTCAGTACGAATTGAGTTATACCAATATCATAAATATGTTAGATTTAGCTGGTATTCCATTGTATTCATCTGATCGCGATATTAATGATCCATTTGTCATAGCAGGCGGTCCATGTGTTTATAATCCTGAACCAATGGCTGACGTTTTTGATTTTTTCGTAATAGGTGAAGCGGAAGAATCATTGATAGAAATAATTGAGTGTTATAAAAATTGGAAGAAGTCAGGAAGTAATCGAAGGGAATTTTTAGAGAAAGTAGCTCAAATAAGAGGTATTTATGTGCCATCGCTATATGACGTGATTTATAAAGAAGATGGAACTGTAGACAGATTTATACCTAAAGGGCCTTATCCCATGCCTATAAACAAAAGGATAATAAAAGATCTGGATAAGGCTTATTATCCTGATAAGATGGTTATACCATATACTGAAGTGGTACATGACAGGATAATGTTAGAAATATTCAGAGGATGTACCCATGGTTGTCGATTTTGTCAGGCAGGGATGATCTATAGGCCTATAAGGGAAAAAAGCGTCAATAAGCTTATAGAATTGGCCGATAAACTTGTAAGTAGTACTGGATATGATGATATATCATTGGTGTCATTAAGTTCCTGCGATTATTCACAAATCCAGTTGTTGATAGCTGCTCTTATCGAAAAGTATAAAAATAGAGGGATAGGAGTTTCGCTTCCTTCTATCAGAATTGATACCTTTTCAGTAGATTTGCTAGAACAGATAGAAAAAGTGCGAAAAACGGGCCTTACCTTTGCACCAGAGGCGGGTACACAAAGGTTGAGAGACGTAATAAATAAAGGAGTAACGGAACAAGATCTCATTGAGTCTGCAAGAGCCGCCTTTGAGCATGGTTGGTCTACATTAAAACTATATTTTATGATTGGATTGCCTACTGAAACTATGGAAGATATAAAGGGAATAGCGGATCTAGCATACAGGTTGGTAGATTTATATAAAGAGATTAAAGGATCTAAAAAAGGGCTCAAGATAACTGTAAGTACATCCTCTTTTGTACCAAAACCTTTTACTCCATTTCAATGGGAGCCTCAGGATACGATGGAACAACTTAAGGAAAAACAAGATTATTTAAAAAGTCTGTTAAAAGATAGATCTATATCCTATAATTGGCATGATAACAAAGCAAGCTTTTTAGAAGCGGTAATATCAAGAGGTGACAGAAAAATATGTAAGGTGATAATAAGAGCGTGGAAAAATGGCTGTAAATTTGATAGTTGGGGTGATTTTTTAAATTTTGATGGATGGCTTAAAGCTTTCGACGAAGAAAATGTTGATCCGAAATTTTATGCATATCGAAAGCGAGATTATCAAGAGTTTTTTCCATGGGATATAATTAATCCGGGTATTGATAAAGCTTATCTCATAAGAGAGCATCAAAAGGCTCAAAAAGGCATTACTACCATTGATTGCAGAGAATATTGTTTAAATTGTGGCATAAAGAAATTAGAGGAGGGGCTATGTAAATGA
- a CDS encoding TIGR03936 family radical SAM-associated protein, which produces MRLRIKFEKKGDMRYISHLDLMRTISRAIRRALLPIAYTQGFNPQPKISVALPLTLGYTSDGEYMDMELIEDLPLAEVISRLNDQLPDGLKIKQCIRIENINTSLMALIRFALYGITFEDIDKEKLMEAIQELMNNDTVLVKKNTKSGIKEVNIRPDIVKLYLEENTLFALVSAGSQRNLNPDLVLNALDIRYKGIKSKVVNINRFDMYDENMRTPFEV; this is translated from the coding sequence ATGAGATTGCGAATAAAATTTGAAAAAAAAGGAGACATGCGATATATATCTCACCTGGATTTAATGAGAACTATTTCGAGGGCTATAAGAAGGGCCCTTTTGCCGATTGCATATACTCAGGGATTCAATCCGCAACCTAAAATAAGCGTAGCATTGCCCCTAACTCTCGGTTATACCAGTGATGGAGAATATATGGACATGGAATTGATTGAAGATTTGCCTCTTGCTGAAGTTATAAGCAGATTAAATGATCAACTACCGGATGGGCTAAAAATAAAACAATGCATACGGATAGAAAATATAAATACATCCTTGATGGCTTTGATAAGATTTGCTTTATATGGCATCACATTTGAAGATATAGACAAAGAAAAGTTGATGGAAGCAATACAAGAGCTTATGAATAACGATACTGTTTTAGTAAAAAAAAATACAAAGTCTGGAATTAAGGAAGTAAATATAAGGCCTGATATTGTTAAGCTTTATTTAGAGGAGAATACGCTTTTTGCATTAGTTTCAGCGGGTTCTCAACGCAACTTAAATCCAGATTTAGTTTTAAATGCTTTAGATATTCGCTATAAAGGAATAAAATCAAAAGTTGTAAATATAAATAGGTTTGATATGTACGATGAAAACATGAGAACACCTTTTGAAGTATGA